A single window of Polaribacter sp. SA4-10 DNA harbors:
- a CDS encoding SCO family protein: protein MKKLLQNKFLVLIFAIFLFLNCSKQLKKENLKVEETSRVLYLPYFNEETFEPNWIKPNSKEEKSFHRIPDFKLINQLGDTISQKTFENKIYVTDFFFATCPGICPKMTENMLKIQEEFKEDSEILLLSHSVTPTKDSVPVLKEYAERNSIINGKWHLVTGDKKEIYNLGRNHYFVENELSLTPKDINDFLHTENFLLIDKEKHIRGIYNGLNRASIAQLIVDIKSLQKEI from the coding sequence ATGAAAAAGTTATTACAAAATAAATTTCTAGTATTAATTTTCGCTATTTTTCTTTTTTTAAATTGTTCTAAACAACTGAAAAAAGAAAATCTAAAAGTAGAAGAAACGAGTAGAGTATTGTATTTGCCTTATTTTAATGAAGAAACTTTTGAACCAAATTGGATAAAACCCAATAGTAAAGAAGAGAAAAGTTTTCATAGAATTCCAGATTTTAAACTAATAAATCAATTAGGAGATACAATTTCACAAAAAACATTTGAAAACAAAATATATGTAACCGATTTCTTTTTTGCAACATGCCCAGGTATTTGTCCTAAAATGACTGAGAACATGCTTAAAATTCAGGAAGAATTTAAAGAAGATTCAGAAATATTGCTATTATCTCATTCCGTAACTCCAACTAAAGATTCTGTTCCGGTTCTTAAAGAATATGCAGAAAGAAATAGTATAATTAATGGGAAATGGCATTTAGTTACAGGTGATAAAAAGGAAATTTATAACTTAGGAAGAAATCATTATTTTGTAGAAAATGAACTTAGCCTTACTCCAAAAGATATAAATGATTTTTTACACACAGAAAACTTTTTATTGATTGATAAAGAAAAGCATATAAGAGGTATTTATAATGGTTTAAATAGAGCTTCAATAGCTCAATTAATTGTTGATATTAAATCACTTCAAAAAGAAATATAA
- a CDS encoding CotH kinase family protein: protein MKKIKNSLSLFFVALIFSASIVAINSCSSDAVADIETEEEGDGEVVIEDTDLVATDWTTDTHSKDATPNFDEIFPNNEVKRLDVVISEDNWSAMLNDMTTTYGTFGSSSSGGPGGGGGGLVDSDENPIFVPSEIFYEGIEWYKVGIRFKGNSSLQSSWGSGILKLSFKLDFDEFEDEYPQIKNQRFYGFKKLSLKNNYNDKSMLREKVATDVFRNAGLAASHTAFYTVYVDHGNGPIYFGLYTLVEEVDDTVIDTQFTSDDGNLYKPDGDAASFANGTFDEDEYVKKTNEDEADFSDVSSLLSILHDGSRTSDAATWRTNLEAVLDTDIFLKYLAVNTVIQNWDTYGRMTHNYFLYNNPDTSKLTWIPWDNNEALETGKMGGSYRLDFSGLNASSWPLIGYLYNDDVYKAKYDTYVQEVIDGAFNETTIQDLYTTYATLVEESATSEISGYTFLNSGSDFQSAVSELKSHVISRNTAAKNYLD from the coding sequence ATGAAGAAAATTAAGAATAGTTTAAGTTTATTTTTTGTTGCATTAATCTTTAGCGCCTCAATAGTTGCTATTAATAGTTGTAGTAGTGATGCTGTTGCAGATATAGAAACAGAAGAGGAAGGTGATGGAGAAGTTGTTATTGAAGATACAGATTTAGTGGCAACCGATTGGACAACAGATACACATAGTAAAGATGCAACTCCAAATTTTGATGAAATATTTCCAAATAATGAAGTTAAGAGATTAGATGTTGTTATTTCTGAAGATAATTGGAGTGCTATGTTAAATGATATGACAACTACCTATGGCACATTTGGCTCTTCTTCATCTGGAGGACCTGGAGGTGGAGGAGGTGGTTTGGTTGATTCTGATGAAAACCCAATTTTTGTTCCGAGTGAAATATTTTATGAAGGTATAGAATGGTATAAAGTAGGAATCCGTTTTAAAGGGAATTCTAGTTTACAATCTAGTTGGGGTTCTGGAATTTTAAAATTATCATTTAAATTAGATTTTGATGAATTTGAAGATGAGTATCCTCAAATTAAAAATCAGCGTTTTTATGGATTTAAGAAGTTAAGTCTTAAAAATAATTATAATGATAAATCAATGTTGCGCGAAAAAGTAGCAACAGATGTGTTTAGAAATGCTGGTTTAGCAGCTTCCCATACAGCTTTTTATACTGTTTATGTAGATCATGGAAATGGACCAATTTACTTTGGATTATATACGTTAGTTGAAGAAGTTGATGATACAGTAATTGATACCCAATTTACAAGTGATGATGGTAATTTATACAAACCAGATGGGGATGCTGCATCTTTTGCAAACGGGACTTTTGATGAAGATGAATATGTAAAGAAAACAAATGAAGATGAAGCAGATTTTTCAGATGTTTCAAGTTTATTATCAATCTTGCACGATGGTTCTAGAACTTCAGATGCTGCAACTTGGAGAACAAATTTAGAAGCTGTTTTAGATACAGATATATTTTTAAAATATTTAGCAGTGAATACAGTAATTCAAAATTGGGATACTTATGGAAGAATGACACATAATTATTTTCTATATAATAATCCAGATACAAGTAAATTAACATGGATTCCTTGGGATAATAATGAAGCACTTGAAACTGGTAAAATGGGAGGGTCTTATCGTTTAGATTTTTCAGGATTAAATGCTTCTAGCTGGCCGTTAATTGGTTATTTATATAATGATGATGTGTATAAAGCAAAATATGATACATACGTTCAAGAAGTAATTGATGGTGCCTTTAATGAAACTACAATACAAGATTTATATACAACGTATGCTACTTTGGTAGAAGAATCTGCTACTTCTGAAATATCTGGATATACTTTTTTAAATAGTGGTTCAGATTTTCAATCAGCAGTTAGTGAATTAAAATCGCACGTTATTTCAAGAAATACTGCAGCAAAAAATTATTTAGATTAA
- the murB gene encoding UDP-N-acetylmuramate dehydrogenase: protein MNLLQNISLKSYNTFGVSVNAKRFIAVTSFYELQQLLKTEKELFLLSGGSNMLLTTDIEKLVVFLNIKGISIDKEDDNFAYLTVNAGENWHEFVLWCISQNYGGIENLSLIPGNVGTCPIQNIGAYGVEVKDVITKVEGLTIDAEKSVQFSNSACKFGYRNSIFKNEQKGKVILTSVSFKLTKNKHHLNTSYGAIDAELTSKNILEPTIKNISDAVIAIRKSKLPDPKEIGNSGSFFKNPVITKTQFEQLQKEFPTVPSYTISETEVKVPAGWLVEQAGYKGKRFGDAGVHAKQALVLVNYGDATGQEIYKLAQDIQKKVFKIFGIPLEIEVNIIE from the coding sequence TTGAATCTTTTACAAAACATATCACTTAAAAGCTATAATACGTTTGGGGTTTCTGTAAACGCCAAACGTTTTATTGCTGTTACTTCTTTTTATGAATTACAACAATTACTAAAAACAGAAAAAGAATTATTTTTACTTTCTGGAGGTAGTAATATGCTCCTTACTACAGATATTGAAAAACTGGTTGTTTTTCTAAATATTAAAGGAATTTCTATTGATAAAGAAGATGATAATTTTGCTTATTTAACAGTAAATGCTGGCGAAAACTGGCATGAATTTGTTCTTTGGTGTATTTCTCAAAATTATGGTGGAATTGAAAATTTATCTCTAATTCCTGGTAATGTTGGTACGTGTCCTATTCAAAATATTGGTGCTTATGGCGTTGAAGTAAAAGATGTTATTACAAAAGTTGAAGGGCTAACGATTGATGCAGAAAAGAGCGTTCAATTTTCTAATTCAGCATGTAAATTTGGATACAGAAATTCAATTTTCAAAAACGAGCAAAAAGGTAAAGTTATACTTACTTCTGTAAGTTTTAAGCTAACAAAAAATAAACACCATTTAAATACTTCTTATGGTGCAATTGATGCTGAATTAACTTCTAAAAACATATTAGAACCAACAATAAAAAACATTTCTGATGCTGTAATTGCAATTAGAAAATCAAAATTACCAGACCCTAAAGAGATTGGAAATAGTGGTAGTTTCTTTAAAAACCCTGTAATTACTAAAACGCAATTTGAACAATTACAAAAAGAATTTCCAACAGTTCCTAGTTACACAATTTCTGAAACTGAAGTAAAAGTTCCTGCTGGCTGGTTAGTAGAACAAGCTGGGTATAAAGGAAAACGTTTTGGTGATGCTGGTGTGCATGCAAAACAAGCGTTAGTTTTAGTTAATTATGGAGATGCAACTGGACAAGAGATTTACAAACTTGCACAGGATATTCAAAAAAAAGTATTTAAAATATTTGGAATCCCATTAGAGATTGAGGTAAATATTATTGAATAA
- a CDS encoding pyridoxal phosphate-dependent aminotransferase, whose protein sequence is MPSISKKGIKMPQSPIRKLVPFAEDAKKRGTKVFHLNIGQPDIKTPQIALDAVKNNTIKTLAYARSEGSEEYRTKLAKYYVKNDINVSANNIIATTGGSEALLFTIGSITDPGDEIIIPEPFYANYNGFSTASGVKVVPVISKIEDNFALPKIEDFEKLITKKTKAILICNPGNPTGYLYSREEIQKLKKIVLKHDLFLIADEVYREFTYDGLKHTSVMSLDGLEQNSIVIDSVSKRYSMCGARIGCIVSKNDEFIATAIKFAQARLSPPTYALIASEAALETPQSYFDEVIEEYVERRNTLISELKKIDGVKVANPKGAFYCVAELPVKDSDDFAQWLLEEFNDNNETIMVAPASGFYSTEGEGKNQVRIAYVLNKKDLIRSVEILGKALEQYNK, encoded by the coding sequence ATGCCATCAATATCAAAAAAAGGTATTAAAATGCCACAATCACCAATAAGAAAATTGGTGCCATTTGCAGAAGACGCAAAAAAAAGAGGAACCAAAGTTTTTCATTTAAATATTGGTCAACCTGATATTAAAACCCCTCAGATAGCTTTAGATGCAGTAAAAAATAATACAATAAAAACATTAGCGTATGCACGTTCTGAAGGTTCTGAAGAATACAGAACAAAGCTTGCAAAATACTATGTTAAAAATGACATAAACGTTTCTGCTAATAATATAATTGCAACAACTGGTGGCTCTGAAGCCTTACTTTTTACAATAGGTAGTATTACAGATCCTGGTGATGAAATTATTATTCCAGAACCATTTTACGCTAATTACAATGGTTTCTCAACAGCTTCTGGTGTTAAAGTTGTACCTGTAATTTCTAAAATTGAAGATAATTTTGCACTTCCTAAAATTGAAGATTTTGAGAAGTTAATCACAAAAAAAACAAAAGCAATTTTAATTTGTAATCCTGGTAATCCTACTGGATATTTATATTCTAGAGAAGAAATACAAAAATTAAAAAAAATTGTATTAAAACACGATTTATTTTTAATTGCTGATGAAGTTTATAGAGAATTTACTTATGATGGTTTAAAACATACATCAGTAATGTCTTTAGATGGTTTAGAACAAAACTCTATAGTTATAGACTCTGTTTCTAAACGCTATAGTATGTGTGGTGCTAGAATTGGTTGTATTGTTTCTAAAAATGATGAATTTATTGCTACTGCAATTAAATTTGCTCAAGCAAGATTAAGTCCGCCAACATATGCTCTAATTGCAAGTGAAGCAGCTTTAGAAACGCCACAAAGTTATTTTGATGAAGTTATTGAAGAATATGTAGAAAGAAGAAATACATTAATTTCTGAATTAAAGAAAATTGATGGTGTTAAAGTTGCAAATCCTAAAGGAGCCTTTTATTGTGTAGCAGAATTACCAGTAAAAGATTCTGATGATTTTGCACAATGGCTTTTAGAAGAATTTAATGATAACAATGAAACTATTATGGTAGCTCCTGCTAGTGGATTCTACTCTACAGAAGGTGAGGGAAAAAACCAAGTAAGAATTGCATACGTTTTAAATAAAAAAGACTTAATTAGGTCTGTAGAAATATTAGGTAAAGCGCTAGAACAATACAATAAGTAA
- a CDS encoding aspartyl protease family protein has translation MKKRVILLVFIFMSISIKINSQTGFQFNGPNKNREQIKFKLINNLIVFPLEINGKKLSFILDTGVNKTILFNLSQNDSIGLNDIKKITLQGLGAGESVKAFMSENNTLKIKNTTSTNETIYVILKDYFDLSSKMGTTIHGIIGYNIFKDFIVKINYKSKKIDLYNPKTYTYKKCRKCEEFTVSFYRKKPYINAEIQLDTIGSSTTKVKMLVDSGGSDAIWLFEDSKEEIKTPKRFFNDILGEGLSGIIFGNRSRIPKISLGRFEIKNPTASFLDTVSTHRARTFKKRNGSIGGGLLKRFKVWVDYPNKKITLKKNGSFKNGFNYNMSGLDVVYNGKQLVKEKIEKEVKSNYSQKLDNNNSVFFITSYSFKFQHSYKINKVVKNSSADKAGLLKNDILLKINGKPAHNFTLSEIFSKFQERDKKKIKMQIERNGVKMKFEFRLEKKA, from the coding sequence TTGAAAAAAAGAGTTATACTTCTCGTCTTTATTTTTATGAGTATTTCTATAAAAATAAATTCACAAACAGGTTTTCAGTTTAATGGCCCTAATAAGAATAGAGAGCAGATTAAGTTTAAATTAATTAATAATTTAATTGTTTTTCCTTTAGAAATTAATGGCAAAAAACTTTCATTTATTTTAGATACGGGTGTTAATAAAACAATCCTTTTTAATTTATCACAAAATGATAGTATAGGTCTTAATGATATAAAAAAAATAACACTACAAGGCTTAGGTGCAGGAGAATCTGTAAAAGCATTTATGTCAGAAAACAATACACTTAAAATAAAAAATACTACTAGTACTAATGAAACTATTTATGTTATTTTAAAAGATTATTTTGATTTGTCTAGTAAAATGGGCACCACAATTCATGGAATTATTGGATATAACATCTTTAAGGATTTTATTGTAAAAATAAATTATAAGTCAAAAAAAATAGATCTATATAATCCGAAAACATATACGTATAAAAAATGCAGAAAATGTGAAGAATTTACAGTAAGTTTTTATAGAAAGAAACCTTATATAAATGCTGAAATTCAATTAGATACAATTGGTTCTTCTACAACAAAAGTAAAAATGTTGGTGGATTCTGGAGGAAGTGATGCTATTTGGCTATTTGAAGATTCTAAGGAAGAAATTAAGACTCCAAAAAGGTTTTTTAATGATATTTTGGGTGAAGGCTTAAGTGGAATTATCTTTGGAAATAGGAGTAGAATACCTAAGATTTCATTAGGTAGATTTGAAATTAAAAATCCAACAGCTTCCTTTTTAGATACTGTATCAACTCATAGAGCAAGAACATTTAAAAAGAGGAATGGAAGTATAGGAGGAGGTCTTTTAAAACGTTTTAAAGTTTGGGTTGATTATCCAAATAAGAAAATTACATTAAAAAAGAATGGTTCTTTTAAAAATGGTTTTAACTATAATATGAGTGGGTTAGATGTTGTTTATAATGGAAAGCAATTAGTGAAAGAAAAAATAGAAAAAGAGGTAAAAAGTAATTACAGTCAAAAATTAGACAATAATAATTCTGTGTTTTTTATTACGAGTTACTCATTTAAATTTCAGCATTCTTACAAAATTAATAAGGTTGTTAAAAACTCTTCTGCAGATAAAGCAGGGTTGTTAAAAAATGATATACTATTAAAAATTAATGGTAAACCGGCACATAATTTTACACTAAGTGAAATCTTTTCTAAATTTCAAGAAAGAGATAAAAAGAAAATAAAAATGCAAATTGAAAGAAATGGCGTTAAAATGAAATTTGAATTCCGTTTAGAGAAAAAAGCATAG
- a CDS encoding DUF1573 domain-containing protein — MKKLFIVCLLAFGSFTLNAQEFKFEKETIDYGKIAKSSNGVRTFVFTNVGDKPLTINKIQSTCGCTVPKKPEHPIMPGDKGEIKVSYDTKRLGGFSKSITIYSNAKKTRKVIKIKGLVEKGVSLEKEKSILSDS; from the coding sequence ATGAAAAAATTATTTATAGTATGTTTATTAGCATTTGGAAGTTTTACTTTAAATGCACAAGAATTTAAGTTTGAAAAAGAAACTATTGACTATGGAAAAATTGCTAAAAGCTCTAACGGAGTAAGAACTTTTGTTTTTACCAATGTAGGAGACAAACCATTAACTATAAATAAAATACAATCTACTTGTGGCTGCACTGTTCCTAAAAAACCAGAACACCCAATAATGCCTGGTGATAAAGGTGAAATTAAAGTTTCTTATGATACTAAAAGACTTGGTGGTTTTTCTAAATCTATTACGATATACTCAAACGCAAAAAAGACTAGAAAAGTTATTAAAATTAAAGGTTTAGTTGAAAAAGGAGTTTCTTTAGAAAAAGAAAAAAGCATCCTTTCTGATAGTTAA
- a CDS encoding valine--tRNA ligase, with protein sequence MTIPSKYDASKVESKWYDYWMKHNYFHSEVDEREPYTIVIPPPNVTGVLHMGHMLNNTIQDVLIRRARLQGKNACWVPGTDHASIATEAKVVAKLKEQGINKSDLTREAFLQHAFEWKDEYGGIILEQLKKLGASCDWERTAFTMDPEMSESVIKVFVDLYNKGLIYRGYRMVNWDPEAKTTLSDEEVIHEERQGNLYYLEYKIEGSEDTLTIATTRPETIFGDTAICINPNDERFSHLKGKKAIVPLCNRVIPIIEDEYVDIEFGTGCLKVTPAHDENDKALGDKHKLEVIDIFNDDASLNSFGLHYQGKDRFVVRKEITKELEEKGFLVKTEVHMNKVGTSERTKAVIEPRLSDQWFLKMKDLAKPAIDAVLGEDAEINLYPKKFENTYRHWMENVRDWNISRQLWWGQQIPAYFYGDGKEDFVVAENIEDALVLAKEKTQNPSLLTTDLRQDEDALDTWFSSWLWPMSVFDGIRNPENEEIKYYYPTNDLVTGPDILFFWVARMIVAGYEYKDEKPFQNVYLTGLVRDKQRRKMSKSLGNSPDALKLIEEYGADGVRVGLLLSSAAGNDLMFEEELCQQGKGFANKIWNTFRLITGWEVSETLEQPETSKIGLEWYEAKFNKALAEIDDHFSKYRLSDALMTIYKLINDDFSSWLLEIVKPGYQEPIDAKTYKSIIEVLENNLKILHPFMPFLTEEIWQFISERTPEEALVIAKFPTQKTINESLINEFETATGIVSGIRTIRKDKNISFKETVELFVVNNDKYTKDFDKVIQKLTNASAINYVSEKVEGASFRVKSNEYFVPISIENIDVEAEVKKLEGELKRAEGFLFGITKKLSNERFVSNAPEKVLELERKKQADTFAKIETIKSSLASLQ encoded by the coding sequence ATGACAATTCCATCTAAATATGATGCAAGTAAAGTAGAAAGTAAGTGGTATGACTACTGGATGAAACATAATTATTTTCATTCTGAAGTAGATGAAAGAGAGCCTTATACTATTGTCATTCCGCCGCCAAATGTAACTGGAGTATTACATATGGGGCATATGTTAAATAATACAATTCAAGATGTATTAATTCGTAGAGCGCGTTTACAAGGTAAAAATGCTTGTTGGGTTCCTGGTACGGATCACGCTTCAATTGCTACTGAAGCTAAAGTTGTTGCAAAATTAAAAGAACAAGGAATTAATAAAAGCGATTTAACTCGTGAAGCCTTTTTACAACATGCTTTTGAATGGAAAGATGAATATGGAGGTATTATTTTAGAACAATTAAAGAAGTTAGGTGCTTCTTGTGATTGGGAAAGAACTGCTTTTACAATGGATCCAGAAATGTCTGAATCTGTAATTAAGGTCTTTGTTGATTTATACAACAAAGGTTTAATTTATAGAGGTTACAGAATGGTAAACTGGGATCCCGAAGCAAAAACTACACTTTCTGATGAAGAAGTAATTCATGAAGAAAGACAAGGAAATTTATATTATTTAGAATATAAAATTGAAGGTTCTGAAGATACTTTAACAATTGCTACAACAAGACCAGAAACAATTTTTGGAGATACCGCAATTTGTATCAACCCAAATGATGAACGTTTTTCACATTTAAAAGGGAAAAAAGCAATTGTGCCACTTTGTAATAGAGTGATTCCTATTATAGAAGATGAATATGTAGATATAGAATTTGGAACAGGTTGTTTAAAAGTGACACCTGCACATGATGAAAATGATAAAGCTTTAGGAGATAAACATAAATTAGAAGTAATTGATATTTTTAATGATGATGCTTCTTTAAATTCTTTCGGATTACATTATCAAGGAAAAGATCGTTTTGTTGTTCGTAAAGAAATTACAAAAGAATTAGAAGAAAAAGGCTTTTTGGTAAAGACGGAAGTTCATATGAACAAAGTTGGAACCTCAGAAAGAACAAAAGCAGTTATTGAGCCAAGATTATCAGATCAATGGTTTTTAAAAATGAAAGATTTAGCTAAACCTGCTATTGATGCTGTTTTAGGTGAAGATGCAGAAATTAACTTATATCCAAAGAAATTCGAAAACACGTACCGTCATTGGATGGAAAATGTGCGTGACTGGAATATTTCTCGTCAATTGTGGTGGGGACAACAAATTCCTGCTTATTTCTACGGAGATGGAAAAGAAGATTTTGTTGTTGCAGAAAATATTGAAGATGCTTTAGTTTTAGCAAAAGAAAAGACCCAAAACCCATCTTTATTAACAACAGACTTACGTCAAGATGAAGATGCTTTAGATACTTGGTTTTCTTCTTGGTTATGGCCAATGAGTGTTTTTGACGGAATTAGAAATCCTGAGAATGAAGAAATTAAATATTATTATCCAACAAATGATTTAGTTACAGGTCCGGATATTTTATTCTTCTGGGTAGCTAGAATGATTGTGGCAGGATATGAATATAAGGACGAAAAACCTTTTCAGAATGTTTATTTAACAGGTTTAGTTAGAGATAAACAAAGAAGAAAAATGTCTAAATCTTTAGGGAACTCGCCAGATGCGCTTAAATTAATTGAAGAATATGGAGCAGATGGAGTTAGAGTAGGGTTATTATTGAGCTCTGCTGCTGGAAACGATTTAATGTTCGAAGAAGAATTATGCCAGCAAGGAAAAGGATTTGCAAATAAAATTTGGAATACTTTCCGTTTGATAACAGGTTGGGAGGTAAGTGAAACTTTAGAACAACCAGAAACTTCAAAAATTGGTTTAGAATGGTACGAAGCTAAATTTAATAAAGCACTTGCAGAAATAGATGATCATTTTTCTAAATATCGTTTATCAGATGCTCTAATGACGATTTATAAATTAATAAATGATGATTTTTCTTCTTGGTTATTAGAAATAGTAAAGCCAGGGTATCAAGAACCAATAGATGCTAAAACATACAAATCAATAATTGAGGTTTTAGAAAATAATTTAAAGATTTTACATCCATTTATGCCATTTTTAACAGAAGAAATTTGGCAATTTATTTCTGAAAGAACTCCAGAAGAAGCATTGGTAATTGCAAAATTTCCAACACAAAAAACAATAAATGAATCTTTAATTAATGAGTTTGAAACTGCCACAGGAATTGTATCAGGAATTAGAACGATAAGAAAAGATAAAAATATTTCGTTTAAAGAAACTGTTGAACTATTTGTTGTAAATAATGATAAGTATACCAAAGATTTCGATAAAGTTATTCAGAAATTAACAAATGCATCCGCAATTAATTATGTTTCAGAAAAAGTTGAAGGAGCTTCATTTAGAGTAAAATCTAATGAATATTTTGTACCTATTTCTATCGAAAATATAGATGTAGAAGCAGAAGTTAAGAAGTTAGAAGGCGAATTAAAAAGAGCAGAAGGTTTCTTATTCGGAATTACAAAGAAGTTATCTAACGAGCGTTTTGTCTCTAATGCCCCAGAAAAAGTATTAGAATTAGAACGTAAAAAACAAGCAGATACGTTCGCTAAAATAGAAACGATAAAAAGTAGTTTAGCTAGTTTACAATAA
- a CDS encoding CAL67264 family membrane protein, with amino-acid sequence MGMNKNTVLGWATFIMILVGLSLIALGAFRYRDVSGWGFAAVGVGFFAVAWVFNALKGRV; translated from the coding sequence ATGGGAATGAACAAGAATACAGTTTTGGGCTGGGCAACTTTTATTATGATACTTGTAGGATTAAGTTTAATTGCTCTAGGAGCTTTTAGATATAGAGATGTTTCAGGTTGGGGATTTGCTGCTGTTGGTGTTGGTTTTTTTGCTGTAGCCTGGGTTTTTAATGCATTAAAAGGAAGAGTATAA